One Alteromonas sp. KC3 DNA segment encodes these proteins:
- a CDS encoding general secretion pathway protein GspF, with the protein MAKLTSHFFKKRPKQAASADAPLYHLDHGRPMSRREFIAQGFCTGAATVMGGSVMSLFANPKMAHATLSADLEALKATCGIASQGAGKIPFIVFDLAGGANIAGSNVLVGGRGGQLDFLSTAGYSRQGLPGDMVPSIANPDTGLSDFVNNELGLAFHSDSAFLHGILDKVSVTNRANIDGAVIPARSENDTGNNPHNPMYGINRAGADGSLLTLIGSRNSDSGGNSMAPAAMIDAAVRPTKIDRPSDVTGLVNTGDLVGLLSQQDSVAVMESIQRISDMKLNNVNTQITADEVVKDMVRCGYVKSADIADRFGDPSTLDPALDPVIVGSDGIFSEEEFSGDGEFRKTASVMKLVINGFAGAGTITMGGYDYHDGSRATGEVRDRRAGRCMGACLEYAARVGMPLMMYVCSDGSVFSNGMVDDSENGRGKGVWTGDNSSTSASFFLVYNPGGAPQLIGATPDMQAQHQQLGFMRSDGSVETASTPAANNVNLLVETIILNYLALHGEQGQFASMFPNHGLGNSALMDSLTAFEPIVSGTI; encoded by the coding sequence ATGGCAAAACTTACATCACACTTTTTTAAGAAACGCCCTAAGCAAGCAGCAAGTGCAGATGCTCCTTTGTATCACCTTGATCACGGCCGCCCGATGAGTCGCCGCGAGTTCATCGCACAAGGTTTTTGTACGGGGGCAGCCACGGTTATGGGGGGCTCTGTAATGAGCCTATTTGCCAACCCTAAAATGGCACACGCCACGCTATCAGCCGATTTGGAAGCCTTAAAAGCAACCTGTGGTATTGCGTCACAAGGCGCGGGAAAAATACCCTTTATCGTTTTTGATCTCGCAGGCGGTGCGAATATAGCAGGCTCGAATGTACTGGTAGGTGGTCGCGGCGGCCAACTCGACTTTTTGAGCACCGCTGGCTATTCTCGCCAAGGCCTGCCGGGTGATATGGTGCCGTCCATTGCTAATCCTGATACTGGGCTATCTGATTTTGTAAATAACGAATTGGGCCTTGCGTTTCACAGCGACAGTGCTTTTTTGCACGGTATTCTCGATAAAGTCAGCGTAACTAATCGCGCCAACATTGATGGCGCTGTCATTCCCGCACGCTCAGAAAACGATACGGGTAACAACCCGCACAACCCCATGTACGGTATTAATCGCGCAGGTGCCGATGGGTCTCTACTTACCCTGATAGGCAGCCGCAACAGTGACTCTGGCGGTAACTCAATGGCACCGGCAGCCATGATTGATGCTGCCGTAAGGCCCACCAAAATTGACAGACCGTCTGATGTAACTGGGCTTGTAAACACTGGCGATTTAGTTGGCTTATTAAGCCAGCAAGACTCGGTGGCTGTAATGGAGTCGATTCAGCGTATTAGCGATATGAAGCTAAATAACGTCAACACACAAATTACTGCTGACGAAGTCGTCAAAGACATGGTGCGCTGTGGCTATGTGAAAAGCGCTGACATTGCCGACCGATTTGGCGATCCTTCAACACTAGACCCTGCACTCGACCCCGTTATTGTGGGCAGCGATGGCATATTCAGTGAAGAAGAATTCAGCGGTGACGGTGAGTTTAGAAAAACCGCGTCTGTTATGAAGTTGGTAATTAATGGCTTTGCCGGTGCTGGCACAATTACAATGGGCGGATATGATTATCACGACGGTAGTCGCGCCACCGGTGAGGTGCGCGACCGCCGAGCGGGACGCTGCATGGGTGCATGTTTAGAATACGCAGCACGAGTGGGCATGCCGCTTATGATGTATGTCTGCAGTGATGGCTCGGTATTCAGTAACGGCATGGTGGATGATTCAGAGAACGGCCGTGGCAAAGGTGTGTGGACGGGTGATAACTCATCAACGTCGGCCTCATTCTTCTTGGTATACAACCCCGGCGGCGCACCGCAACTCATTGGCGCAACGCCAGATATGCAGGCGCAGCATCAGCAGCTTGGCTTTATGCGCAGCGACGGTTCAGTAGAAACAGCGTCAACACCAGCAGCAAACAATGTTAACTTGCTGGTTGAAACCATTATTCTAAATTATTTAGCGCTGCATGGAGAACAAGGTCAATTTGCGTCGATGTTTCCTAATCACGGATTGGGTAACAGTGCGTTAATGGACAGTCTAACTGCCTTTGAGCCTATCGTCAGTGGCACTATTTAA
- a CDS encoding DUF4266 domain-containing protein: protein MKKPIQMSALALCSTLLSTGCVSTLEHLSDIEPWVKPYERSHLADPIMSVNRNPIATAYIKHVFEAREGARGADGGAGGGCGCN, encoded by the coding sequence ATGAAGAAGCCCATTCAGATGAGCGCCTTAGCGCTGTGTAGCACACTACTGAGCACCGGTTGCGTAAGCACACTGGAACACTTATCTGACATAGAGCCGTGGGTAAAACCTTACGAGCGAAGTCATCTTGCTGACCCTATCATGAGTGTCAACCGAAACCCTATTGCGACTGCCTACATCAAGCACGTATTTGAAGCACGTGAAGGCGCGCGAGGCGCTGATGGTGGCGCAGGAGGCGGTTGTGGCTGCAACTAA
- a CDS encoding LamG domain-containing protein, with product MAHFLFNHNGLRAVAIGTLVTALSACGGSDVEVQSTPLPPPTEQPVVNYTGPAASTDDVANFKRALWDNIATADRCGACHTQGVQTPTFARNDDINLAYADTGALVDLAQPSESRLVTKVAGGHNCWLTSDSACADIMTTWISDWASDSDAQNQATEIELQAPVARAPGSTKNFPESPALFENTVYPILQTHCASCHTNSATIPISPFFSSSDIDEAYEAAKDRMNLDVPDDSRFVVRLRDEFHNCWSDCQQDGNAVSAAIAQMSDNIELTELDGNLVNSDALSLFDGTLASGGGRFEQYVIAKWEFKTGSGNTAFDTSGVDPALDLTLSGSYNWVGGYGVQFANGKAQGSTTNSRKLYDLILGSGEFAIEAWVAPANVTQEGPARIVSYSGGRDRRNFTLGQTLYNYDVLLRNENTDVNGEPALSTADADEDLQAALQHVVVNIDANNRRRIYVNGAFTDDIDDVEGGNFLDWDDSFAFVLGSEVSGDFPWAGTLRMVAVHNRTLTDDEITKNFDAGVGQQYFLLFGISDLIDVPQSYIVFEVSQFDSYSYLFAEPFFISLDSNAQIPDVAIEGIRIGINGRESFAGQVFSTLSTSINAASYSAQSGQLLSRQGTIIPLEKGPELDEFFLTFEVLGDNTDVRVEATPPAPAEAADLEAQPDIGTKHFAEINASMSAMTTVPMSTPSVNQTFSQLKQQLPSVTDITSFLAANQMAVTQLAIKYCDTLVESDSLRQAYFPQFDFSQPASTAFNGAARDGVINPIITTMLGTDIGTQADAALVRSEVEQLIDRLTQCANANSCDVQYTRTVTKASCAAVLGSATMLIQ from the coding sequence GTGGCGCACTTTCTCTTCAACCATAACGGTCTTCGCGCCGTTGCTATAGGAACGTTGGTAACAGCATTAAGTGCATGTGGAGGCAGCGATGTAGAGGTACAATCTACACCGTTACCGCCCCCTACCGAGCAGCCAGTTGTGAATTACACAGGACCTGCAGCGAGTACCGATGACGTCGCCAATTTCAAACGCGCATTATGGGATAACATTGCCACGGCCGACCGCTGCGGCGCGTGTCATACCCAAGGTGTACAAACGCCCACTTTCGCGCGTAACGATGATATTAATTTAGCCTATGCCGATACAGGCGCCTTGGTAGATTTAGCACAACCAAGTGAGTCACGGCTTGTCACCAAAGTTGCTGGCGGCCACAACTGCTGGCTCACCAGCGACAGCGCTTGCGCCGACATCATGACGACATGGATTAGCGATTGGGCTAGTGACTCTGATGCGCAAAACCAAGCCACCGAAATAGAGCTACAAGCCCCTGTTGCTAGAGCACCGGGCTCGACCAAAAACTTTCCAGAGAGCCCTGCGCTTTTTGAGAATACGGTGTATCCCATATTGCAAACGCATTGCGCCAGCTGTCACACCAATAGTGCCACCATTCCTATTTCGCCTTTCTTCTCATCGAGCGATATTGATGAAGCCTATGAAGCCGCAAAAGACCGAATGAACCTTGACGTACCGGACGATTCGCGTTTTGTGGTGCGTTTGCGCGATGAGTTTCACAATTGCTGGAGTGACTGCCAGCAAGATGGCAATGCCGTTAGCGCGGCGATTGCACAGATGTCAGACAATATTGAACTCACTGAGCTTGATGGAAACCTTGTTAACTCTGATGCTCTATCGTTATTTGACGGAACCCTAGCCAGTGGTGGCGGACGATTCGAGCAATATGTCATTGCAAAATGGGAATTTAAAACCGGTAGCGGGAACACGGCATTTGACACGTCAGGCGTAGATCCGGCACTCGATTTGACACTCTCGGGCAGCTACAACTGGGTAGGCGGTTACGGCGTGCAGTTTGCCAATGGTAAAGCCCAAGGCAGCACCACCAACAGCCGAAAACTGTATGATCTCATTCTAGGTAGTGGCGAATTTGCGATTGAAGCTTGGGTAGCACCAGCGAATGTTACTCAAGAAGGCCCAGCGCGTATTGTGAGCTACTCGGGAGGGCGCGACCGCCGCAACTTCACACTAGGGCAAACGCTATACAATTATGATGTGCTGCTACGCAATGAAAACACCGATGTAAATGGCGAACCCGCCTTATCAACTGCCGATGCCGATGAAGATTTACAAGCGGCCTTACAACATGTTGTGGTAAATATTGACGCCAATAACCGTCGTAGAATTTACGTTAACGGCGCGTTTACTGACGATATAGATGATGTTGAGGGTGGCAACTTCCTTGACTGGGATGACAGCTTTGCTTTTGTACTGGGCAGCGAAGTATCAGGCGACTTTCCATGGGCAGGTACACTGCGTATGGTTGCGGTTCACAACCGTACATTAACCGATGATGAAATTACGAAAAACTTCGATGCGGGTGTTGGCCAGCAATACTTCTTGCTGTTTGGCATTAGTGACCTTATTGACGTACCACAAAGCTATATTGTTTTTGAGGTAAGCCAGTTTGATAGCTACAGCTACCTTTTTGCTGAGCCGTTCTTTATTTCCCTTGATAGTAATGCGCAGATTCCAGACGTTGCCATAGAAGGTATTCGCATAGGCATAAATGGCAGAGAGTCTTTCGCGGGACAAGTGTTTTCAACGCTTAGTACTTCGATTAACGCAGCGTCTTATTCGGCACAGTCAGGCCAACTGTTGTCACGACAAGGTACCATTATTCCTTTAGAGAAAGGGCCAGAACTAGACGAGTTCTTTTTGACCTTTGAAGTACTAGGTGACAATACTGATGTTCGAGTTGAGGCTACACCACCGGCCCCTGCAGAAGCGGCAGACCTCGAAGCACAACCTGATATTGGCACCAAGCACTTCGCTGAGATTAACGCCAGCATGTCAGCAATGACTACCGTGCCGATGAGTACACCCTCTGTTAACCAGACCTTTAGTCAGTTGAAACAACAACTGCCGTCTGTCACCGACATCACCAGCTTCTTAGCGGCGAATCAAATGGCCGTTACTCAGCTTGCAATTAAATACTGCGATACCTTGGTTGAAAGTGACAGCTTACGCCAAGCCTACTTTCCGCAATTTGACTTCTCTCAACCTGCAAGTACGGCGTTTAACGGCGCGGCTCGCGATGGCGTCATCAACCCCATTATTACGACAATGCTCGGCACTGATATTGGTACTCAAGCCGATGCCGCTCTAGTACGCAGTGAAGTTGAGCAGCTCATTGACCGCTTAACGCAATGCGCAAACGCTAACAGCTGCGACGTGCAGTATACGCGCACCGTGACTAAAGCAAGTTGTGCCGCCGTGCTTGGCAGCGCCACTATGCTGATACAGTAG
- a CDS encoding TlpA disulfide reductase family protein, protein MKIKHFDSISCLIACVTILLGLALTTATRAAEPALNTPATDFTLKGRDGANHRLSEEVGNIVIVNFWASWCGPCREELPAFESLYQEYADLGVTVLGVNVDDDSSKANVLLKDIEVSFPVLYDPEGEVSQLYDVSAMPTTVMIDRDGNTRLIHKGYKSGDEKHYEKAIKSLLRE, encoded by the coding sequence ATGAAAATAAAACACTTTGACTCAATTTCTTGCTTAATCGCCTGTGTCACTATCTTGCTGGGACTGGCTTTGACCACGGCAACGCGAGCGGCTGAACCTGCACTCAATACACCTGCAACTGACTTTACGCTAAAAGGTAGAGACGGTGCCAATCATCGCTTAAGTGAAGAGGTGGGCAATATCGTTATAGTGAACTTCTGGGCGTCGTGGTGTGGCCCTTGTCGCGAGGAACTGCCCGCTTTTGAGTCACTGTATCAGGAATATGCCGATTTGGGCGTTACCGTGCTTGGTGTCAATGTTGATGACGATTCAAGTAAAGCTAATGTGCTGCTAAAAGATATAGAAGTGTCATTTCCAGTGCTTTACGACCCAGAGGGTGAAGTAAGCCAGCTATACGATGTTTCAGCGATGCCTACCACTGTTATGATCGATAGAGATGGCAATACGCGACTTATTCACAAAGGCTACAAGTCTGGCGATGAGAAGCACTACGAAAAAGCCATCAAGTCATTGTTGAGAGAATAG
- a CDS encoding outer membrane beta-barrel domain-containing protein encodes MDVRSIRLLLMSFTALVVSVGAVAQQGPIIEPNLERRDIREADIDSENVEIGVFAGQVSIEDFSSSSIVGVSLGYHITENIFAEATYAQADAGETSFEILSGGAPFLTEEQREYRYYDLSVGYNFNGELFVTQNTVFNTDFFVTVGGGSTDFGGESQFTLSLGAGYRVLITDYFALRLDVRDRIFNSEIIGEEKDTHNIQYTLGATYFF; translated from the coding sequence ATGGACGTTAGGTCTATCCGTCTTCTTTTGATGAGCTTTACCGCTTTAGTGGTATCAGTTGGTGCCGTTGCACAGCAAGGCCCCATTATCGAGCCAAACCTTGAACGTCGCGATATACGCGAAGCCGACATTGACAGTGAAAACGTCGAAATTGGCGTGTTTGCAGGTCAGGTGAGTATTGAAGACTTCTCCAGTTCATCGATTGTTGGCGTCAGTTTGGGTTATCACATTACTGAGAATATCTTCGCTGAAGCAACGTATGCACAAGCTGATGCCGGCGAGACAAGCTTTGAGATCCTCTCTGGTGGTGCGCCATTTCTCACTGAAGAACAACGCGAATACCGTTATTACGACTTATCAGTGGGTTACAACTTTAATGGAGAACTCTTTGTTACTCAAAATACGGTTTTTAATACCGACTTTTTTGTCACTGTAGGCGGCGGTAGCACCGACTTTGGAGGCGAAAGTCAATTTACATTGAGTTTGGGCGCGGGATATCGCGTGCTTATTACCGATTACTTTGCACTGCGTTTAGACGTGCGCGATCGTATCTTCAACAGTGAGATTATTGGTGAAGAGAAAGACACTCACAACATTCAGTACACCCTAGGTGCGACTTACTTTTTCTGA
- a CDS encoding SH3 domain-containing protein, which produces MKLVAAVLTVLISTCLCALGGDAKADELVVKVVEPYADMHTGPAQAFPIFHAIKKDEVITVLKSHTGWYKVRTSDGKEGWIAKTSLAATLHLDNAEVLIAQSNFEGYQHRTWEFGVHAGKLKDVTAMSISAAWVLTDNIAAEISATQALGDFSDNRMWLVRVQHYTFPEWRLSPYFSLGAGQIRTEPSATLVQSGAESRTNDLLEVGVGARYYLQNNFVVRAEYKRLTALTERDEFEELNLWTLGLSVFF; this is translated from the coding sequence ATGAAATTGGTTGCAGCGGTGTTAACAGTACTTATTTCGACATGCTTGTGTGCGTTAGGTGGCGATGCAAAAGCAGACGAGCTTGTTGTGAAAGTAGTTGAGCCTTATGCCGACATGCATACAGGGCCCGCTCAAGCCTTTCCTATTTTTCACGCCATCAAAAAAGATGAAGTGATTACCGTGCTGAAATCGCATACGGGGTGGTACAAAGTGCGTACGTCTGATGGCAAAGAAGGTTGGATTGCCAAAACATCACTTGCGGCCACGCTACATTTAGATAATGCAGAGGTGTTGATCGCGCAAAGTAATTTTGAAGGCTATCAGCATCGTACATGGGAATTTGGTGTTCACGCTGGCAAATTGAAAGATGTAACTGCTATGTCCATCAGTGCCGCATGGGTGCTCACCGACAATATCGCCGCTGAAATTAGTGCCACGCAAGCACTAGGCGACTTCTCTGATAACAGAATGTGGCTTGTTCGCGTTCAACATTACACCTTTCCAGAGTGGCGTTTATCGCCCTACTTCAGTCTAGGTGCCGGACAAATCCGAACTGAACCTAGCGCTACGCTTGTGCAAAGCGGTGCTGAGTCAAGAACGAATGACCTCCTCGAAGTAGGAGTGGGTGCGCGTTATTACCTACAAAACAACTTTGTAGTTCGCGCGGAATACAAACGCTTAACGGCATTAACCGAGCGTGACGAATTTGAGGAGTTGAATCTATGGACGTTAGGTCTATCCGTCTTCTTTTGA
- a CDS encoding DUF3570 domain-containing protein → MAATNAKIWQRMLALPVLFVSLVTTCAYSAVLPQDRSDAMYHSYSGDGVTIDGPSVLLRKKIGNKVSLSANYYVDTISGASIDVRAQASEYREERTETTVGADFLHNKTLMNVSYTNSSENDFEANSYHLSFSQDFFGDLTTLALSYSRGEDEIRRRGDESFLEEATRQKFGFGLTQVVTKNLIVGFNAENISDEGYLNNPYRAIRYIDSDSARGFSFTTEVYPNTRVSNAFSLNGNYYLPYRASIYGDVRYYSDTWGVSATNVKLGYVHTFGKAWIVDAHVRLYQQDQADFYQDIFNRADEFTFMARDKELSTYSGVAAGVGVTYEWAFSSDSYVEKSTFNLEYDYMQFDYDNFRDATAGGEVGEEALFGFSANVIRAYVSIWY, encoded by the coding sequence GTGGCTGCAACTAACGCTAAAATATGGCAGCGAATGCTTGCGCTGCCTGTGCTGTTTGTAAGTTTAGTGACTACCTGTGCATATTCGGCAGTGCTACCTCAAGACCGCTCTGATGCGATGTATCACAGTTATTCAGGTGATGGTGTAACGATTGATGGTCCTTCGGTACTGTTGCGCAAAAAAATTGGCAACAAAGTGTCGCTGTCGGCTAACTATTACGTTGATACGATTTCTGGCGCCTCAATTGATGTACGCGCACAAGCCAGTGAATATCGCGAAGAGCGCACCGAAACCACAGTAGGTGCCGACTTCCTTCACAATAAAACCTTGATGAACGTCAGTTACACTAATTCCAGTGAAAATGATTTTGAAGCGAACTCCTACCATCTTAGTTTTAGTCAAGACTTCTTTGGCGACCTGACTACCTTAGCCTTAAGTTATTCTCGTGGTGAGGATGAAATTCGCCGCCGCGGAGATGAAAGTTTTTTGGAAGAAGCTACACGTCAAAAATTTGGGTTTGGTCTAACGCAAGTGGTAACCAAAAATCTAATTGTTGGCTTTAATGCTGAGAATATTTCAGATGAAGGTTACTTAAACAATCCTTATCGCGCTATTCGCTACATTGATTCAGACAGTGCCAGAGGCTTTTCATTTACCACCGAAGTGTATCCCAATACACGGGTCAGCAACGCTTTTTCATTAAATGGCAATTACTATTTGCCGTACCGCGCCAGTATTTATGGTGATGTGCGTTATTACTCAGACACGTGGGGCGTTAGCGCAACCAACGTTAAGCTAGGTTATGTACATACGTTTGGCAAAGCGTGGATCGTTGATGCTCATGTGCGTTTGTACCAGCAAGATCAAGCCGATTTTTATCAAGACATCTTTAATCGTGCAGACGAATTTACCTTCATGGCAAGAGACAAAGAGCTCTCAACCTATTCAGGCGTTGCAGCAGGTGTCGGGGTGACCTATGAATGGGCATTCTCATCAGACAGCTATGTGGAAAAAAGCACATTCAACCTTGAATACGACTACATGCAGTTCGACTACGACAATTTCCGCGACGCAACAGCGGGTGGTGAAGTGGGTGAAGAAGCCTTGTTCGGCTTTTCTGCCAACGTGATACGCGCTTATGTGTCAATTTGGTATTAG
- a CDS encoding PD40 domain-containing protein gives MVFNSLHSSTKKSALRAVALLLSATLVSACGESVVSQSNEEPDPVVVDIPIAFVKRTLPIDEEGMRVVNDLRNPAEFVPGAALYIKARAAVSSAEINITDRAFSDGDTAQDAAPLYDVKDIEVSYDGTKLLFAMRAPEIEGADEDEQPTWNIWEYDISTDVLRRVIASDIVAEAGEDTSPVYLPDGRIVFSSTRQRTNQAILIDEGKAQYSALEESLNVEASVLHVMDANGSDITQISFNQSHDIDPLVMPNGKILFTRWDQAAGDKGMHLYQMNPDGSELEIVYGRHSHELNGDNVHFVKSRITPDGDVLAAVREYTRDTLGGNYYRIDVQQYIDSNTPIASSDSLSEPGQTAALFDNIDTHAPISAGGYVGALYPLFDGSNRQLFAWSQCRVYDPEQEVAEGETRTILPCSDALLANENIEAAPLLYGLWMYDPQTNTQQVIATPQEGVAYTELVSMEQRGFPADYTPGENYDDTLASEGLGRIHIRSVYDFAGDDVTPSGIEVMANPSLTAASERPVRFVRVVKSVSIPDEDVIDVERSDFGPSRNLLMRDIIGYSTVEPDGSVLLDLPANIPLSFEFLDVRGKRVLPRHDNWVQLVPGEVKTCNGCHTQDSTLPHGRLDAEYPSINLGAPSTGVAHPGANPALFADMGETMAQTKSRVLGATYPLADILYEDVWSNPQNTPLSDAFAYAYGDMQSAIPISQSCAQNWTSLCRITINYPDHIQPLFEVDRRSFDDAGMLVSDTTCISCHTPTDSDGVTQVPAAQLDLTNQVSLDNPDQLTGYRELLFTDAEVELVDGVLLDRLVEAVDGNGNPIFERDEDGELILDPEGNPIVVMVTVPVAPSARASSALASERFFTLFETGSHANWLSDAELKLMAEWLDLGAQYYNNPFDAPQD, from the coding sequence ATGGTATTTAATTCACTACACAGCTCGACGAAAAAGTCAGCCCTTCGTGCAGTAGCGTTACTGCTAAGTGCTACTTTAGTGAGTGCGTGCGGTGAATCTGTGGTTTCTCAAAGTAACGAAGAGCCCGACCCGGTTGTTGTTGATATTCCCATCGCGTTTGTAAAACGTACCCTGCCTATTGATGAAGAAGGCATGCGCGTAGTCAACGATTTACGTAACCCTGCCGAGTTTGTACCAGGTGCAGCACTTTATATAAAAGCGCGCGCCGCGGTTAGCAGTGCTGAAATAAATATTACAGACCGCGCATTTAGCGATGGCGATACAGCACAAGATGCTGCGCCGCTATATGATGTAAAAGATATTGAAGTGTCGTACGACGGCACCAAACTGCTATTTGCCATGCGCGCACCTGAAATTGAAGGGGCAGATGAGGACGAGCAGCCCACTTGGAACATCTGGGAATACGACATTAGCACCGACGTGCTTCGCCGCGTTATTGCTTCTGATATTGTGGCCGAAGCAGGTGAAGACACTAGCCCTGTCTATCTTCCTGATGGACGCATTGTATTTAGCTCTACGAGACAGCGCACTAACCAAGCCATTTTAATCGATGAAGGCAAAGCGCAGTACTCTGCATTGGAAGAAAGCCTAAACGTAGAAGCATCGGTATTGCATGTAATGGATGCGAATGGCAGCGACATTACGCAGATTTCGTTTAACCAAAGCCATGATATTGACCCGTTAGTGATGCCAAACGGTAAAATCCTATTTACGCGTTGGGATCAGGCCGCTGGTGATAAAGGTATGCACCTGTATCAAATGAACCCAGACGGTAGCGAACTAGAAATTGTGTATGGTCGTCACAGCCATGAACTCAATGGAGATAATGTCCATTTTGTGAAAAGCCGCATTACGCCTGATGGCGACGTGTTGGCCGCTGTTCGTGAGTACACCCGCGATACACTAGGCGGAAATTACTATCGTATAGACGTACAACAGTATATTGATAGCAACACCCCAATCGCCTCTAGCGATAGCCTTTCTGAGCCGGGGCAAACTGCCGCGTTGTTCGACAATATTGATACCCATGCCCCTATTTCTGCTGGCGGTTATGTAGGCGCGCTATATCCGTTATTTGACGGCAGCAATCGTCAGTTATTTGCATGGAGTCAGTGCCGCGTTTACGACCCAGAGCAAGAAGTAGCGGAAGGTGAGACGCGTACTATTTTGCCGTGCAGCGACGCCTTGCTTGCCAATGAAAACATTGAAGCTGCACCATTGCTATATGGCCTATGGATGTACGACCCACAAACCAATACACAGCAAGTTATTGCGACTCCACAAGAGGGTGTTGCGTATACCGAGCTCGTGTCGATGGAGCAACGTGGGTTTCCCGCTGATTACACCCCCGGTGAAAACTACGATGATACGCTGGCAAGCGAAGGGCTTGGCCGTATTCATATTCGCAGTGTTTATGACTTTGCAGGTGATGATGTAACACCAAGTGGTATTGAGGTAATGGCTAACCCGAGTTTGACCGCTGCCAGTGAACGCCCAGTGCGCTTTGTACGTGTGGTAAAAAGTGTATCTATTCCCGATGAAGATGTCATTGATGTAGAGCGTAGTGATTTTGGTCCATCTCGCAATTTGTTGATGCGCGATATTATTGGTTATTCGACCGTTGAACCAGATGGTTCGGTTCTGCTTGATTTACCTGCGAATATTCCTCTGTCATTCGAGTTTCTTGATGTTAGAGGCAAGCGGGTTTTGCCACGCCACGACAATTGGGTGCAACTCGTTCCCGGTGAGGTTAAAACCTGTAATGGCTGTCATACGCAAGACAGTACGTTACCGCACGGGCGACTTGATGCCGAGTACCCGTCTATCAACTTAGGCGCACCGTCGACAGGTGTGGCTCACCCTGGTGCCAACCCTGCATTGTTTGCTGATATGGGTGAAACCATGGCGCAAACGAAAAGTCGCGTTTTAGGGGCAACGTATCCGTTGGCTGACATTCTCTATGAAGACGTATGGAGCAACCCTCAAAATACCCCTCTTTCTGATGCGTTCGCTTACGCTTACGGCGATATGCAATCGGCTATTCCTATCTCGCAAAGTTGCGCGCAAAACTGGACCAGCTTGTGCCGTATTACGATTAACTACCCAGACCATATACAGCCACTGTTTGAGGTTGACCGTCGCTCTTTTGATGATGCGGGTATGCTTGTAAGTGATACAACGTGTATCAGCTGTCACACGCCAACAGACAGTGACGGCGTTACCCAAGTACCCGCTGCGCAACTCGACTTAACAAACCAAGTGTCGCTTGATAATCCAGACCAACTTACGGGCTATCGCGAACTGCTTTTCACCGATGCTGAAGTTGAGTTAGTGGATGGCGTATTGCTAGATAGACTTGTAGAAGCTGTTGATGGTAACGGCAATCCTATTTTTGAAAGGGACGAGGATGGTGAATTGATCCTCGACCCTGAAGGCAATCCTATTGTTGTCATGGTGACAGTACCTGTTGCTCCCTCTGCTCGCGCGTCAAGTGCCTTGGCAAGCGAGCGGTTTTTCACTTTATTTGAAACGGGCTCACACGCCAATTGGCTAAGTGATGCTGAGTTGAAGTTAATGGCCGAATGGTTAGACCTAGGTGCCCAATACTACAACAATCCGTTTGATGCGCCGCAGGACTAA